From one Alicyclobacillus acidocaldarius subsp. acidocaldarius Tc-4-1 genomic stretch:
- the folP gene encoding dihydropteroate synthase, which translates to MTVVMGILNVTPDSFSDGGRYLDPEAAVARALEMEEEGAGIIDIGAESTRPGHTPLSPDEEWRRLEPVLERLAGRLKVPISIDTYHAETARRAAQYGIAIVNDVSMLQDPDMPAVVRYHGLRYVLMHTRREVLPGLPVAAMVEELRRPLARLLEEGVPARDILVDPGIGFGKTREQDLACLAEIGRFQALGHPVLVGASRKRVIGHVLGGVPVGERLAGSLAVVAHACMAGVDIVRVHDVRDSVRVVRMMEAILAHGGSFAS; encoded by the coding sequence GTGACGGTGGTCATGGGGATTCTGAACGTGACGCCGGACTCGTTCTCGGACGGAGGCCGGTATCTGGATCCGGAGGCGGCCGTGGCTCGGGCGCTCGAGATGGAGGAGGAAGGCGCAGGCATCATCGACATCGGCGCGGAAAGCACGCGGCCCGGACACACGCCGCTCTCGCCGGACGAGGAGTGGCGCCGCCTGGAACCGGTGCTCGAGCGGCTCGCGGGGCGGCTCAAGGTGCCCATCTCCATCGACACGTACCACGCCGAGACCGCGCGCAGGGCCGCACAGTACGGAATCGCCATCGTGAACGACGTGTCCATGCTGCAGGATCCGGACATGCCCGCCGTCGTGCGCTATCACGGCCTGCGCTACGTGCTCATGCACACGCGCCGCGAGGTGCTGCCCGGGCTCCCCGTGGCCGCCATGGTGGAAGAACTCCGCCGCCCACTCGCGCGGCTCCTCGAGGAAGGCGTGCCCGCGCGAGACATCCTCGTCGATCCCGGCATCGGCTTCGGCAAGACGCGCGAGCAGGATCTCGCCTGCCTCGCCGAGATCGGCCGCTTTCAGGCGCTCGGCCATCCGGTGCTCGTCGGCGCGAGCCGCAAGCGGGTCATCGGCCACGTGCTCGGCGGCGTGCCGGTGGGCGAGCGGCTCGCCGGATCGCTCGCCGTGGTGGCGCACGCGTGCATGGCGGGCGTGGACATCGTGCGCGTCCACGACGTGCGCGATTCGGTGCGCGTGGTGCGGATGATGGAGGCGATTTTGGCGCATGGCGGATCGTTCGCTTCATGA
- the folK gene encoding 2-amino-4-hydroxy-6-hydroxymethyldihydropteridine diphosphokinase, which translates to MADRSLHDAYIGAGSNVGRRIVHLGFGIERLKGLGEIAGVSQVYETAPVGYLDQGDFLNLAVHLRTRLSPHELLRALLAIEARAGRTREIRFGPRTLDLDLLLYDDLVLDTPELTLPHPRMWERAFVMVPLADLNPHRLAPSGETWADLAARLRQKDEVHEVGRFW; encoded by the coding sequence ATGGCGGATCGTTCGCTTCATGACGCGTACATCGGGGCCGGATCGAACGTCGGCAGGCGCATCGTTCATCTCGGCTTCGGCATCGAGAGGCTCAAGGGGCTTGGCGAGATCGCGGGCGTGTCCCAGGTGTACGAGACCGCGCCCGTGGGCTACCTGGATCAGGGCGATTTCCTAAATCTAGCCGTCCACCTGCGCACGCGGCTTTCGCCTCACGAGCTTTTGCGCGCGCTGCTCGCCATCGAGGCGAGGGCCGGGCGCACGCGCGAGATTCGCTTCGGCCCGCGCACGCTCGATCTCGACCTGCTCCTGTACGACGATCTTGTGCTCGATACGCCGGAACTCACGCTGCCGCACCCGCGCATGTGGGAGCGGGCGTTTGTCATGGTGCCGCTCGCGGATCTGAACCCGCACCGTCTCGCCCCGAGCGGCGAGACGTGGGCCGATCTCGCGGCGCGCCTTCGCCAGAAAGACGAGGTGCATGAGGTTGGACGCTTTTGGTAG
- a CDS encoding helix-turn-helix domain-containing protein, protein MRLDAFGRRLRAFRKLKQMTQADLARGLGVSLATIGGIERGTRQPTEHLVRAIASALSVGVDELCGRDWPAKGEDAEAWDAAGDSGADHEPAVHASAFHEGT, encoded by the coding sequence ATGAGGTTGGACGCTTTTGGTAGGCGGCTGCGCGCCTTTCGCAAGCTGAAGCAGATGACCCAGGCCGATCTCGCCCGTGGCCTCGGCGTGAGCCTCGCGACCATTGGGGGCATCGAGCGAGGCACGCGGCAGCCGACGGAACATCTCGTACGCGCCATCGCGAGCGCCCTCTCCGTCGGCGTGGATGAGTTATGCGGCCGGGACTGGCCCGCGAAGGGTGAGGATGCCGAAGCGTGGGATGCGGCGGGTGATTCAGGTGCGGATCATGAGCCTGCGGTCCATGCGAGCGCCTTTCACGAAGGTACCTAG
- the greA gene encoding transcription elongation factor GreA, whose protein sequence is MADKEVLLTPEGLRKLEEELELLKSVKRREVAERIKVAISYGDISENSEYEDAKNEQAFIEGRIMTLEKQLRNARVINEDEVDTNVVSIGSTVKVLDLDLDEEVEYTIVGSAEANPAENKISNESPVGKALLGKQIGSIVEVNVPAGVIKFKILEIKR, encoded by the coding sequence ATGGCAGATAAAGAAGTGTTGCTGACGCCCGAGGGCCTGCGCAAGCTCGAGGAGGAGCTGGAACTCCTGAAGAGCGTCAAGCGGCGCGAGGTCGCGGAGCGCATCAAGGTTGCCATCAGCTACGGAGATATTAGTGAGAATTCTGAGTATGAAGACGCCAAGAACGAGCAGGCGTTTATCGAAGGCCGCATCATGACCCTCGAGAAGCAGCTGCGTAACGCGCGGGTCATCAACGAGGACGAGGTCGACACCAACGTCGTCAGCATCGGATCGACGGTCAAGGTGTTGGATCTGGACCTGGACGAGGAAGTGGAATACACCATCGTGGGATCTGCGGAGGCCAACCCCGCCGAGAATAAGATCTCGAACGAGTCGCCCGTGGGCAAGGCGCTGCTCGGCAAGCAGATTGGCTCGATTGTCGAAGTGAACGTTCCCGCAGGCGTCATCAAGTTTAAAATCCTTGAGATCAAGCGGTAA
- the lysS gene encoding lysine--tRNA ligase, with protein MEEQELIQHRLEKMKALRQRGIDPFGGRYDVTHHAADIHRFGEGKSQEELERENLRVRIAGRMVARRGHGKATFAVLNDVTGNIQIYAKYDVLGPEAYDVFQHLVDLGDILGVEGTVFRTNRGEITVLAEQVTFLTKSLRPLPEKWHGLKDVETRYRQRYLDLIVNPDVRQIFIARSRIIQEIRRFLDGQGFLEVETPTLHTVASGAHARPFITHHNALDMDLYLRIAIELHLKRLIVGGLERVYEIGRVYRNEGVSTRHNPEFTMLELYQAYADFHDIMDLTENMVRHAAKAVIGKLHVPYGDHVVDLESPFKRAHIADLVLEHTGVDFRRVTSDEEARRLAAEHGVKIEPHMTYGHILNEFFEQRVEDKLIQPTFVYGHPVEISPLAKKNADDPRFTDRFELFIVGREHANAFSELNDPIDQRERFLAQLREKEAGNEEAQELDEDFLTALEHGMPPTGGLGVGIDRLVMLLTGQPSIRDVLLFPLMRDRQDD; from the coding sequence TTGGAAGAGCAAGAGCTGATTCAACATCGCCTGGAGAAGATGAAAGCCCTGCGCCAGCGCGGCATCGATCCGTTCGGCGGCCGCTACGATGTGACGCATCACGCGGCCGACATCCATCGTTTCGGCGAGGGCAAGAGCCAAGAAGAACTGGAGCGCGAGAACCTTCGCGTGCGCATCGCCGGTCGCATGGTGGCCCGCCGCGGCCACGGCAAGGCCACCTTCGCCGTGCTGAACGACGTCACCGGCAACATCCAGATCTACGCCAAGTACGACGTCCTCGGCCCCGAGGCGTACGACGTCTTCCAGCACCTCGTCGATCTCGGCGACATCCTCGGCGTCGAGGGCACCGTCTTCCGCACCAATCGCGGCGAGATCACCGTGCTCGCGGAGCAGGTGACGTTTCTCACCAAGTCCCTTCGCCCCCTGCCCGAGAAGTGGCACGGGCTCAAGGACGTCGAGACCCGCTACCGCCAGCGGTATCTCGATCTCATCGTCAATCCGGATGTGCGCCAGATTTTCATCGCCCGATCCCGCATCATCCAGGAGATCCGCCGCTTCCTGGACGGCCAGGGATTCCTCGAGGTCGAGACGCCGACACTCCACACCGTGGCGAGCGGGGCCCACGCGCGCCCGTTCATCACGCACCACAACGCGCTCGACATGGACCTGTACCTGCGCATCGCCATCGAGCTGCACCTCAAGCGGCTCATCGTCGGCGGCCTCGAGCGCGTGTACGAAATCGGCCGCGTCTACCGGAACGAGGGCGTCTCGACGCGCCACAACCCCGAGTTCACCATGCTCGAGCTGTACCAGGCGTACGCCGACTTCCACGACATCATGGATCTCACCGAGAACATGGTGCGCCACGCGGCCAAGGCCGTGATCGGCAAGCTCCACGTTCCGTATGGCGATCACGTCGTGGACCTCGAGTCGCCCTTCAAGCGCGCGCACATCGCCGATCTCGTGCTGGAGCACACGGGCGTCGACTTCCGCCGCGTCACCTCGGACGAGGAGGCCCGGCGCCTGGCTGCGGAGCACGGGGTGAAGATTGAGCCGCACATGACCTACGGGCACATCCTGAACGAGTTCTTCGAGCAGCGCGTCGAGGACAAGCTCATTCAGCCGACGTTCGTCTACGGCCACCCGGTCGAGATCTCGCCGCTCGCCAAGAAGAACGCGGACGATCCGCGCTTCACCGACCGGTTCGAGCTGTTCATCGTCGGCCGCGAGCACGCGAACGCCTTCAGCGAGCTGAACGATCCCATCGATCAGCGCGAGCGCTTCCTGGCCCAGCTCCGCGAGAAGGAGGCGGGCAACGAGGAGGCGCAGGAGCTCGACGAGGACTTCCTCACGGCGCTCGAGCACGGCATGCCGCCCACAGGCGGGCTCGGCGTGGGCATTGACCGGCTGGTGATGTTGCTCACGGGCCAGCCGTCCATCCGCGACGTCCTGCTCTTCCCGCTCATGCGCGACCGGCAGGACGACTGA
- a CDS encoding DinB family protein, whose product MSKVESVLTHWHSHRDVLAPLVDSVPEDKLDFKPWDGAMSFRDLVWHILSTGAWFAAAAKTGRITNQPERPDLSTKQAILQAISSLTDRTHADVASVSDEQLESLVDTKAVFGADLPVNVLLSSMIDHEVHHKGQLFVYARIMGAEKLPFFVHRG is encoded by the coding sequence ATGAGCAAAGTGGAGTCCGTGCTTACGCACTGGCACTCGCATCGAGACGTCCTCGCGCCGCTCGTGGATTCGGTGCCCGAGGACAAGCTCGACTTCAAGCCGTGGGACGGGGCGATGTCGTTTCGCGATCTCGTCTGGCATATTCTCTCGACAGGTGCATGGTTTGCGGCCGCGGCCAAGACCGGGCGCATCACAAACCAGCCCGAAAGACCCGATCTCAGCACGAAACAGGCGATCTTGCAGGCGATCTCGTCCTTGACCGACCGCACGCATGCGGACGTCGCGTCCGTGTCGGACGAACAATTGGAAAGCCTCGTCGACACGAAGGCGGTGTTTGGAGCGGATTTGCCGGTAAACGTGCTACTTAGCAGCATGATCGACCACGAAGTGCACCACAAGGGACAGTTATTCGTGTATGCGCGGATCATGGGCGCGGAGAAACTCCCATTTTTCGTGCACCGAGGATAA